In one window of Eggerthella guodeyinii DNA:
- a CDS encoding SDR family oxidoreductase yields the protein MNDVMILTGAGQIGLAIARRMGYGATIVVGDKRLENAQAAARTLNEAGFAAEAFETDISSRDSVRDLVGEARERGEVAMFVNAAGVSPSQAPVEAILAVDLYGTAMLLEEVGKVVKRGGAGVTISSQSGHRMPALGAEVDELLATTPADELLDLDILQPENIVDTLHAYQLAKRCNEKRVMAEAVKWGMRGARLNSISPGIIVTPLALDELAGPRGDFYRTMFAQCPAGRAGTADEVANVAELLMRPQGAFITGTDVLIDGGATASYFYGPLKPQS from the coding sequence ATGAACGACGTGATGATACTCACCGGCGCGGGCCAGATCGGCTTGGCCATCGCGCGGCGCATGGGGTACGGCGCGACCATCGTGGTCGGCGACAAGCGGCTGGAGAACGCCCAGGCGGCGGCCCGCACCCTGAACGAGGCGGGGTTCGCCGCCGAAGCGTTCGAAACGGACATCTCCTCGCGCGATTCCGTGCGGGACCTCGTCGGCGAGGCGCGCGAGCGCGGCGAGGTGGCCATGTTCGTGAACGCGGCGGGCGTCTCGCCCAGCCAGGCGCCCGTCGAGGCCATCCTCGCGGTCGACCTCTACGGCACCGCCATGCTGCTGGAAGAGGTGGGCAAGGTCGTCAAGCGGGGCGGCGCCGGCGTCACCATCTCGAGCCAGTCGGGACACCGCATGCCCGCGCTCGGCGCCGAGGTCGACGAGCTGCTGGCCACCACGCCCGCCGACGAGCTGCTGGACCTGGACATCCTCCAACCGGAGAACATCGTCGACACGCTGCACGCCTACCAGCTGGCGAAGCGCTGCAACGAGAAGCGCGTGATGGCCGAGGCGGTGAAGTGGGGCATGCGCGGCGCGCGGCTCAACTCCATCTCGCCGGGCATCATCGTCACCCCGCTCGCCCTCGACGAGCTGGCCGGGCCGCGCGGCGACTTCTACCGCACCATGTTCGCCCAGTGCCCCGCAGGCCGCGCCGGCACGGCCGACGAGGTGGCGAACGTGGCCGAGCTGCTCATGCGCCCGCAGGGCGCCTTCATCACCGGGACGGACGTCCTCATAGACGGCGGCGCCACCGCCTCGTACTTCTACGGCCCCCTGAAGCCGCAGAGCTAG
- a CDS encoding FAD-dependent oxidoreductase: MNETKGLTRRGFCTGALAAGAATAFAGLMAGCSSTGGRKADGADAADGAGYADQVAETIDADVAVIGGGISGLAATVQAAEYGASTVLVEVGGDVGGNGTGTEGMFGVNSDMQKEQGIEITLAEIVAHEIDFFNYRINATFWSDQVERSGDNLNWLVEKGVEFSGVVDDYGGVGQVPTFHWYKGLASESYIPPMKAKAEEYGAQIRTQTRARQLIVDGDGAVTGFYAEQGDGSILQVNARAVILASGGFGSNRDLVEKQGIVLDTVSLTGNPTNIGDGLEMALEAGAFDNRNHTAYLSNACLNGIPTMSAFQVAIDGSGLWVNSEGMRYTNENCGAKAMICASNTVLTQTGSYMVYDQAGIDRLAEKFESMFDLKAELEESLAQGADGLYSADTVEGLAGAMGIDKAAFAATVEQYNGYCELGEDRSFGKEPELLAAIETGPFYALKHVIMLGTTMGGILVNRDYQAVTAAREAIPGLYAVGTDSCMLYDGTYTIEVPASIGGHNLNSARTAVRHALGKS; encoded by the coding sequence ATGAACGAAACGAAGGGATTGACGCGTCGAGGGTTCTGCACGGGAGCCCTCGCGGCGGGCGCCGCCACGGCGTTCGCGGGGCTGATGGCGGGCTGCTCGTCCACGGGCGGCCGGAAGGCCGACGGGGCCGACGCCGCCGACGGGGCGGGCTACGCCGACCAGGTTGCCGAAACCATCGATGCCGACGTGGCCGTCATCGGCGGCGGCATCTCGGGTCTCGCGGCCACGGTGCAGGCGGCCGAGTACGGCGCGTCCACGGTTCTGGTGGAGGTCGGCGGCGACGTGGGCGGCAACGGCACGGGAACGGAAGGCATGTTCGGCGTGAACAGCGACATGCAGAAAGAGCAGGGCATCGAGATCACGCTCGCGGAGATCGTGGCCCACGAGATAGACTTCTTCAACTACCGGATCAACGCGACGTTCTGGAGCGATCAGGTGGAGCGCTCGGGCGACAACCTCAACTGGCTCGTCGAGAAGGGCGTGGAGTTCTCCGGCGTCGTCGACGACTACGGCGGGGTAGGCCAGGTGCCCACGTTCCACTGGTACAAGGGCCTGGCGTCCGAGAGCTACATCCCGCCGATGAAGGCGAAAGCCGAGGAGTACGGCGCACAGATCCGCACGCAGACGCGCGCCCGCCAGCTCATCGTGGACGGCGACGGGGCGGTCACCGGTTTCTACGCCGAGCAGGGCGACGGGTCGATCCTGCAGGTGAACGCCCGGGCTGTCATCCTGGCATCGGGCGGATTCGGCAGCAACCGCGACCTGGTGGAGAAGCAGGGCATCGTGCTGGACACGGTGTCGCTGACCGGCAACCCCACCAACATCGGCGACGGTTTGGAGATGGCCCTCGAGGCGGGCGCCTTCGACAACCGCAACCATACCGCCTACCTCAGCAACGCGTGCCTGAACGGCATCCCGACGATGAGCGCGTTCCAAGTGGCCATCGACGGGTCGGGCCTGTGGGTGAATTCCGAGGGCATGCGCTACACGAACGAGAACTGCGGCGCGAAGGCCATGATCTGCGCGTCGAACACGGTGCTGACCCAGACGGGATCGTACATGGTGTACGACCAGGCGGGCATCGACCGGCTGGCCGAGAAGTTCGAGAGCATGTTCGATCTGAAGGCCGAGCTCGAGGAATCGCTGGCCCAGGGGGCCGACGGGCTGTACTCGGCGGACACCGTCGAGGGGCTTGCCGGCGCGATGGGCATCGACAAGGCCGCGTTCGCCGCGACGGTCGAGCAGTACAACGGCTACTGCGAGCTGGGCGAGGACCGGTCGTTCGGCAAGGAGCCGGAGCTGCTCGCGGCCATCGAGACCGGGCCGTTCTACGCGCTCAAGCACGTCATCATGCTGGGAACCACGATGGGCGGCATCCTGGTCAACCGCGATTACCAGGCCGTGACCGCGGCGCGCGAAGCCATACCCGGGCTCTACGCCGTCGGCACCGACAGCTGCATGCTCTACGACGGCACGTACACCATCGAGGTGCCCGCCTCCATCGGCGGCCACAACCTCAACTCCGCGCGCACCGCGGTGAGGCACGCGCTGGGCAAGAGCTGA
- a CDS encoding helix-turn-helix transcriptional regulator, with the protein MKAQRAHGSACSTGSWVFLACVVAGFASFKSAQSVAYATAMSPGGTPFIMLSNLSFAVVTSFPIVVAYCVAVVLAYKGWMPSFKLPVVVPALLLASGGVLSLFGVFDALEPFVHLVVVCVMYGVGTALLTLAWVEVFASVDVVRSMQMLASATLLSALLSNAVMRLPPSAVMVCVAALSLAGVALYLKAKRIVLASEGRPSFSPVAAGRYAKGLASISNGLAVLLALGCVVGILNSFMLIDGYAFEGSDRAGGLGVVLGYCAFFVVAYAMPRRLGMERAYRILFPVLATLLLAWPFLGFRFGYLFSVLFIMGYQFASVGVMYLIVRESHDRSLNPYVFMGASAVMIRLSVLAGVLIGGDVASRSYDWISKAMLIVAIAMYALAFVLLYLSRGRKAERDGRKGRRSRPEPTDDEAFRRKAAELGKRYGLTEREQGILSHLARGRTSTYIGEQLWLSPNTVRGHIKKIYVKLDIHSKQELIDLFLD; encoded by the coding sequence ATGAAAGCGCAACGCGCGCACGGATCTGCGTGCTCCACCGGGTCGTGGGTCTTTTTGGCGTGCGTCGTGGCGGGGTTCGCCTCGTTCAAGTCCGCGCAATCCGTGGCGTACGCGACGGCCATGTCTCCGGGCGGAACCCCGTTCATCATGCTGTCGAACCTTTCATTCGCCGTCGTGACCTCGTTTCCCATCGTGGTCGCCTACTGCGTCGCGGTCGTCCTCGCCTACAAGGGGTGGATGCCGTCGTTCAAGCTGCCGGTCGTCGTGCCGGCCCTCCTCCTGGCGTCGGGAGGCGTGCTGTCGCTGTTCGGCGTCTTCGATGCGCTCGAGCCGTTCGTCCACCTCGTCGTCGTGTGCGTGATGTACGGCGTGGGCACCGCCTTGCTCACCTTGGCTTGGGTGGAGGTGTTCGCGTCGGTGGACGTGGTGAGGAGCATGCAGATGCTCGCTTCGGCCACGCTGCTCTCCGCTCTGCTCTCCAACGCCGTCATGCGCTTGCCGCCGTCGGCCGTCATGGTGTGCGTCGCCGCGCTGTCCCTGGCGGGCGTCGCGCTGTACCTGAAAGCGAAGCGGATCGTGCTCGCGAGCGAGGGACGGCCTTCGTTTTCGCCGGTGGCGGCGGGGCGCTACGCGAAAGGGCTCGCGTCCATCAGCAACGGCCTGGCGGTGCTGCTCGCGCTCGGGTGCGTGGTGGGCATCCTGAACAGCTTCATGCTGATCGACGGGTACGCGTTCGAGGGCTCGGACAGGGCGGGCGGCCTCGGCGTCGTTCTGGGCTACTGCGCGTTCTTCGTGGTGGCCTATGCGATGCCGAGGCGGCTGGGCATGGAGCGCGCGTACCGCATCCTGTTCCCCGTGCTGGCTACGCTTCTGCTCGCGTGGCCCTTTTTGGGATTCCGGTTCGGCTATCTGTTCAGCGTGCTGTTCATCATGGGCTACCAGTTCGCGTCGGTGGGGGTCATGTACCTGATCGTGCGCGAGTCGCACGACCGCTCGCTGAACCCGTACGTGTTCATGGGCGCTTCGGCGGTGATGATCAGGCTGTCGGTGCTGGCGGGCGTGCTGATAGGCGGAGACGTGGCATCGCGCTCCTACGACTGGATCTCGAAGGCCATGCTGATCGTCGCCATAGCCATGTACGCGCTGGCGTTCGTGCTGCTGTACCTGTCGCGGGGCAGGAAGGCGGAGCGTGACGGGCGGAAGGGCCGGCGTTCCCGGCCGGAGCCGACCGACGACGAGGCGTTCCGCCGAAAAGCCGCCGAGCTGGGGAAGCGGTACGGTCTGACCGAGCGCGAGCAGGGAATCCTCTCGCATCTCGCACGCGGGCGCACGTCCACCTACATCGGGGAGCAGCTCTGGCTGTCCCCGAACACCGTGCGCGGCCATATCAAGAAGATATACGTGAAGCTGGACATCCACAGCAAGCAGGAGCTCATCGACCTGTTCCTCGATTAG
- a CDS encoding helix-turn-helix transcriptional regulator: MRISWRDFGFGLQWAWICLSLHSSVLYANASDPLQDVGLASFAQPCVSVVSLLALALLFRRGRIGESRVACGIAAAGGALGTVAVFAGSTVGSAAGLALFLAGVALSTVANSIVFIMWSERYSEYPTQEAMRYVSLSIALGVGLAMALGALPLPHVAALAVAAALPCLSLAALPRKRAEGEGPEAGAPTTAGSPADAPPTIGKRGCPLPLTFMAGLVIYGAVFGLMSGLFFSDADGFLDTSGVGLAFTGATALAFALGSFAFPKRLRFETLAKMVLPLLAAGFILLPVGNDSLAYGLMKAGETMFDMVLWIVMLDIAAASTRYSAAAVFSWGRLIVQAGRAVGFVLVSTIAAAFSVDGMFLAAVALVVVYVLILASSFAFDGSFFRVRKGGLSRGALKADARARCASMRQRYGLSPREMDVLELIAQGRSGPVIAKQLVIAESTVKTHTHNIYRKVGVATRQELLDVVDGADVSDENPNA, encoded by the coding sequence ATGCGGATTTCTTGGCGCGATTTCGGGTTCGGCCTGCAGTGGGCGTGGATATGCCTGTCGCTGCACAGCTCGGTGCTGTATGCGAACGCCTCCGACCCCTTGCAGGACGTGGGCCTCGCCTCGTTCGCGCAGCCGTGCGTCTCCGTCGTCAGCTTGCTGGCGCTCGCCCTGCTGTTCAGACGCGGGCGCATCGGCGAGAGCAGGGTCGCCTGCGGCATCGCGGCGGCTGGCGGCGCGCTGGGGACGGTCGCGGTGTTCGCGGGATCGACCGTCGGCTCGGCTGCGGGGCTCGCCCTGTTCCTGGCGGGGGTCGCCCTTTCGACGGTGGCGAACTCCATCGTCTTCATCATGTGGAGCGAGCGCTACAGCGAGTACCCCACCCAGGAGGCGATGCGCTACGTGTCGCTGTCCATCGCGCTGGGCGTGGGCCTCGCGATGGCGCTCGGCGCGCTCCCTCTTCCCCACGTCGCCGCCCTGGCCGTCGCCGCGGCGCTGCCGTGCCTGTCGCTGGCCGCGCTCCCGAGAAAGCGCGCGGAAGGGGAGGGCCCCGAAGCGGGCGCGCCGACGACGGCCGGCTCCCCGGCGGACGCGCCGCCGACCATCGGCAAGCGCGGCTGCCCGCTCCCCCTGACGTTCATGGCGGGCCTCGTCATCTACGGCGCCGTGTTCGGCCTGATGTCCGGACTCTTCTTCTCCGACGCCGACGGGTTCTTGGACACGAGCGGGGTGGGGCTCGCGTTCACCGGCGCCACGGCGCTCGCCTTCGCGCTCGGCAGCTTCGCCTTCCCCAAGCGCCTCCGCTTCGAAACGCTTGCCAAGATGGTCCTGCCCCTGCTGGCGGCCGGTTTCATCCTGCTGCCCGTGGGAAACGACTCGCTCGCGTACGGGCTCATGAAGGCGGGTGAGACGATGTTCGACATGGTCCTCTGGATCGTGATGCTCGACATCGCCGCCGCGTCGACGCGCTACTCGGCCGCCGCCGTGTTCAGCTGGGGGCGCCTGATCGTCCAGGCCGGCAGGGCGGTCGGGTTCGTGCTCGTGTCCACCATCGCGGCCGCGTTCTCCGTCGACGGCATGTTCCTCGCGGCCGTCGCGCTCGTCGTGGTGTACGTGCTGATCCTGGCCAGTAGCTTCGCGTTCGACGGCTCGTTCTTCCGCGTGCGCAAAGGCGGCCTTTCCCGGGGCGCGCTCAAAGCCGACGCCCGTGCGCGCTGCGCGTCCATGCGGCAGCGCTACGGCCTGTCCCCGCGCGAGATGGACGTGCTCGAGCTCATCGCGCAGGGGCGCAGCGGCCCCGTAATCGCCAAGCAGCTCGTCATCGCCGAGAGCACGGTGAAGACCCACACCCACAACATCTACCGCAAGGTGGGCGTGGCAACGCGGCAGGAATTGCTCGACGTCGTGGACGGCGCGGATGTTTCGGACGAGAATCCGAACGCGTAA